A window of the Citrus sinensis cultivar Valencia sweet orange chromosome 9, DVS_A1.0, whole genome shotgun sequence genome harbors these coding sequences:
- the LOC127899863 gene encoding uncharacterized protein LOC127899863, with protein sequence MLDFVVVEEKSPYHIILRRPFMRVSQCVISTHYLALKYRVNGVVGVVKGDQRIARICYATATKETLQVTTLDSRGDSKKGRQEPTEKLEEVLVSKDDPSKVVKIESGLSEATRGELIRYLQSHADIFAWSYEDMLGIDPVVACHKLAIRKGARPMRQKRKCFNRKDLNKACPKDSFPLPKIDQLVDSTAGHSLLSFMDTFSGYNQIPMDKQDEESTMFITNMGLFCYRVMLFGLKNAGATYQKLVNKIFKPLIGHTMEVYVEDMITKSRELVDHVQHLEETFDMLRKYRMKLNLEKCAFGVSSGKFLGFLLKEYLGSAPLLSTLREGDELYLYLAISKWATSSVLVREDKGKQHPVYYTSKALVDAETRYPVIEKWTLALAIAARKLRPYFQAHLIVVMTDQPLR encoded by the exons ATGCTGGACTTTGTGGTGGTGGAGGAGAAAAGCCCTTACCATATAATACTTAGGCGACCTTTCATGAGGGTAAGCCAATGTGTCATATCCACGCATTATCTAGCGTTGAAGTATAGAGTGAATGGGGTTGTGGGCGTGGTGAAAGGAGACCAAAGGATAGCGAGGATTTGTTATGCTACAGCCACCAAAGAAACATTACAAGTTACCACATTGGATAGCCGAGGAGACTCCAAGAAGGGTCGCCAGGAACCAACTGAGAAACTAGAGGAGGTTCTGGTAAGCAAAGATGACCCGAGCAAAGTAGTAAAGATTGAGTCAGGATTGAGCGAGGCTACAAGGGGTGAGCTGATAAGATACCTACAGTCTCATGCAGACATATTTGCCTGGTCATATGAAGACATGCTAGGAATTGATCCCGTGGTCGCCTGTCATAAGTTAGCTATCAGAAAGGGGGCTAGGCCAATGAGACAAAAAAGGAAATGTTTTAACAGGAAag acctcAACAAGGCATGCCCAAAGGATAGTTTTCCCTTGCCTAAAATAGATCAGTTGGTTGATTCAACGGCGGGTCACAGCCTGCTCAGCTTTATGGATACTTTTTCTGGATATAATCAGATACCCATGGACAAAcaggatgaggagagcacTATGTTTATAACTAACATGGGTTTGTTTTGCTACAGGGTAATGTTATTTGGCTTGAAAAACGCAGGGGCAACCTATCAAAAGTTGGTGAATAAGATTTTCAAGCCATTAATTGGTCACACCATGGAAGTGTACGTGGAAGATATGATTACGAAGTCCAGAGAGCTAGTAGACCATGTGCAGCATTTGGAAGAAACCTTTGACATGCTAAGGAAATATCGAATGAAGTTGAATCTCGAGAAATGTGCATTTGGAGTTAGCTCGGGTAAATTCTTGGGGTTCTTG CTGAAGGAGTATCTTGGCAGTGCCCCACTGTTATCAACGCTGAGAGAGGGCGACGAGTTGTACTTGTACTTGGCTATCTCCAAGTGGGCTACCAGTTCAGTGTTAGTCAGAGAAGATAAAGGAAAGCAACACCCAGTGTACTACACTAGCAAGGCCTTGGTGGACGCGGAAACCAGATATCCCGTGATAGAGAAATGGACGCTGGCTTTAGCAATAGCAGCACGTAAGCTCAGACCATACTTTCAGGCGCACCTAATAGTTGTGATGACTGATCAACCTCTCCGGTAA
- the LOC127899864 gene encoding uncharacterized protein LOC127899864 gives MEELYERIKGRGLLYPPAPVTKPAHKRNKGRFCKFHDTHGHTIGQCRDLENQVEDLYTLGDGTERSLEREQPTIQVIAEGPTLAGDSNRARKNYGRYALTNKEVLFNLPAAKRAKVRQVPIMWTDDDEECVLYPHEDTLVIKATVAGKEFQQILVDTGSSVDILFKSTLDEMGIADLKLERTNTPLKGFGEERLTPMGIIKLSITVG, from the exons ATGGAAGAGCTATATGAAAGGATTAAAGGACGAGGTCTCCTGTATCCCCCTGCCCCTGTAACCAAACCAGCTCATAAACGGAATAAAGGCAGGTTTTGCAAGTTCCACGACACTCATGGTCACACCATCGGCCAGTGCCGGGATTTGGAAAATCAAGTGGAGGATCTG TATACGTTGGGGGATGGAACTGAAAGGAGTCTGGAGCGTGAGCAGCCAACCATCCAGGTGATAGCAGAAGGGCCGACATTGGCTGGAGATTCAAACAGGGCTAGGAAGAATTATGGACGATATGCCCTGACCAACAAAGAAGTGCTTTTCAATTTACCGGCAGCCAAGAGGGCGAAGGTGAGACAAGTTCCCATTATGTGGACAGACGATGATGAAGAATGTGTCTTATACCCCCACGAGGACACACTAGTAATTAAGGCGACCGTGGCGGGTAAAGAGTTCCAGCAGATATTGGTGGACACAGGTAGCTCGGTCGATATACTTTTTAAGTCGACATTGGATGAGATGGGAATCGCAGACTTGAAGTTGGAGCGGACGAACACACCGTTGAAGGGATTTGGTGAAGAACGGTTGACTCCCATGGGGATCATCAAGCTGTCGATTACTGTGGGATAA